One Colias croceus chromosome 7, ilColCroc2.1 genomic window carries:
- the LOC123693195 gene encoding uncharacterized protein LOC123693195 translates to MSATLVPNEVLAFLQYQLDVMDEVSIEQICTSNFTEEEIRDAKSLLFSALNMADRMPSRRRDEKGERSLRDIIKVFKETDPDDVPTFVAKDLRKLPPVTFDHVDVTRLLKDITSLRTALKEMEFKFGASQSTINDLRNEVVALRDSISLCRSTEVSYVNTRRGAQRETFESANLTTPPAVDRVTPRPARPAPPPESPPRVANLTPAGYAAAAAKPPVKRQEITRDGDPVKHRDSPRRAAHLSSVNSHPLDEEGFTKVEKRKKKKKPSSNKCGTAPTGNNHLLRPAIPTTQLYVSRLHHSTQASDVVEYVRVKTKFIVRVQRLEPRNNLNFNSFVVRVPSEQLSIFMSEEFWPRGVVFRRFRGRLRNIQPKPIQRNMTLPVP, encoded by the coding sequence ATGAGCGCTACGCTTGTTCCTAATGAAGTCCTGGCATTCCTGCAGTATCAGCTGGATGTCATGGATGAAGTTAGCATAGAGCAAATTTGCACCAGCAATTTTACGGAAGAAGAGATACGTGACGCCAAATCACTTCTCTTTTCGGCATTGAATATGGCCGACCGGATGCCGTCTCGCAGGAGGGACGAGAAGGGAGAGAGGAGTCTACGGGACATCATCAAGGTGTTCAAGGAGACCGATCCGGACGACGTGCCGACTTTCGTGGCGAAGGATTTGCGTAAGCTGCCTCCCGTCACTTTCGACCACGTCGACGTCACCCGCCTTCTTAAGGACATCACTTCATTAAGGACTGCCCTAAAGGAGATGGAGTTTAAATTTGGAGCTTCCCAATCCACCATCAACGATCTGCGTAATGAGGTCGTCGCCCTGCGcgattcaatttcattatGTAGGTCAACGGAGGTTTCATATGTGAACACACGTCGTGGAGCGCAACGTGAGACTTTTGAGTCAGCGAATTTGACGACGCCGCCGGCCGTCGACCGCGTCACGCCGCGCCCCGCCCGACCCGCGCCTCCCCCGGAGAGCCCGCCTCGTGTAGCCAACCTGACACCGGCTGGCTACGCGGCCGCTGCCGCCAAGCCTCCCGTAAAGCGGCAAGAAATCACCCGAGATGGAGATCCCGTTAAGCACAGGGACTCCCCGCGCCGTGCGGCACACTTGTCGAGCGTGAATAGTCATCCACTCGATGAGGAGGGATTTACAAAGGTAGAGAAAAGGAAGAAGAAAAAGAAGCCCTCCTCCAACAAGTGCGGTACCGCCCCGACCGGTAACAACCACCTGCTGCGGCCCGCCATACCGACGACGCAGCTGTACGTGTCCCGCCTGCACCACTCCACCCAAGCTTCTGATGTAGTGGAGTATGTGCGGGTTAAGACCAAGTTTATCGTGAGGGTCCAGCGCCTGGAGCCGCgcaataatttgaattttaattcatttgttgTGCGTGTACCGAGCGAGCAGCTGTCGATCTTCATGAGCGAGGAGTTCTGGCCCCGTGGTGTCGTGTTCCGGCGGTTTCGCGGGCGGCTTCGCAACATCCAGCCGAAGCCCATTCAGCGAAATATGACACTGCCAGTGCCGTGA